One stretch of Amycolatopsis sp. NBC_00345 DNA includes these proteins:
- a CDS encoding helix-turn-helix domain-containing protein: protein MRLGALLDTPGLGLTLLAGAEALDREFERVFQVTLQDPTRYLDGGEIVLSGLRWLPGPADADEFVRALAAAGVVALGAGTAEFSGPVPDHLVESCRRVGLPLFEVPLSVSFATVTERVILGLAAERDAPAQDSHRRLIAAVTEGRGLPALVAAGAAELAADCWVLSATGRLIAGPDSLPADRRASLARHFLRAERLPLTVEATGTRGSAVAEATAPDGSAAASVSTGGRNRGPSTGRGSTSAPTGDRTSAPPTAHNSTSLPTGGRLTAHGSASVPTGDHTPAPPTAHNSTSVPTSDPTPNAPQATRNSAPSGPVTLLAAASRSGHRVASWFLVVDGDCSAWPSWRRELALELAPLVGLERSRVDEAKRIENRAAEPLLRLALSDSPTAELASRLAAAEFPARAQLVALSAEVAGGGPGLTPVLVEELLATVSGPTLVGTVDGETFGLFPAFLRLDRVAADLRGAVRTLEPALGSARLAIGLSRAPDAAGLRAGIQEARHARTLAALSPGRASVLAGDEVASHLLLLAAVPEDLRRSFGDKVLGPVLAYDTAHGSELLRTLRAFLEHSGSWTQTSAALHLHVNTLRYRVGRISDLTGRDLGRFADRVDLYLAGCFTQGWGWS from the coding sequence GTGCGGCTCGGTGCGCTGCTGGACACGCCGGGGCTCGGGCTGACGCTGCTGGCCGGCGCCGAGGCGCTGGACCGCGAGTTCGAGCGGGTGTTCCAAGTGACCCTGCAGGACCCGACGCGGTACCTGGACGGCGGCGAGATCGTGCTGAGCGGCCTGCGCTGGCTGCCCGGTCCCGCCGACGCGGACGAGTTCGTCCGCGCCCTCGCCGCGGCGGGGGTGGTCGCGCTGGGCGCGGGCACGGCCGAGTTCAGCGGCCCGGTGCCGGATCACCTGGTGGAGTCGTGCCGCCGGGTCGGGCTGCCGCTGTTCGAAGTGCCGCTGTCGGTGTCCTTCGCGACGGTGACGGAACGCGTGATCCTCGGCCTCGCCGCCGAGCGCGACGCCCCGGCGCAGGACTCGCACCGGCGGCTGATCGCGGCCGTCACCGAGGGCCGCGGCCTGCCCGCCCTGGTCGCCGCCGGCGCGGCCGAGCTGGCCGCGGACTGCTGGGTGCTCAGCGCGACGGGCCGCCTGATCGCCGGCCCGGACTCCCTGCCGGCCGACCGGCGCGCGTCGCTCGCCCGGCACTTTCTTCGGGCGGAACGCTTGCCGCTGACGGTAGAGGCGACCGGCACCCGCGGGTCTGCCGTCGCCGAGGCAACCGCTCCGGACGGTTCGGCCGCCGCTTCTGTCTCGACTGGCGGCCGCAACCGCGGCCCGTCAACAGGCCGCGGTTCGACTTCTGCGCCCACCGGCGACCGCACTTCCGCCCCACCAACAGCCCACAACTCGACTTCCCTCCCAACTGGCGGCCGACTAACAGCCCACGGTTCGGCTTCTGTCCCAACCGGCGACCACACCCCCGCCCCACCAACAGCCCACAACTCGACTTCCGTCCCAACCAGCGACCCCACTCCCAACGCGCCGCAGGCAACCCGCAACTCGGCGCCGTCCGGCCCGGTCACCCTCCTCGCCGCGGCGAGCCGCTCCGGGCACCGGGTGGCCAGCTGGTTCCTGGTGGTCGACGGGGACTGCTCGGCGTGGCCGTCGTGGCGGCGGGAGCTGGCGCTGGAACTGGCGCCACTGGTCGGGCTGGAGCGCTCGCGTGTCGACGAGGCGAAGCGCATCGAGAACCGCGCGGCCGAACCGTTGCTGCGTCTGGCCCTGTCCGACTCGCCGACGGCCGAGCTGGCGTCCCGGCTGGCGGCGGCGGAGTTCCCCGCGCGGGCGCAACTGGTGGCGCTGTCCGCCGAGGTCGCGGGCGGCGGCCCCGGCCTGACCCCGGTGCTGGTCGAGGAACTGCTGGCGACCGTCTCCGGACCGACGCTCGTCGGCACCGTCGATGGCGAGACTTTCGGCCTGTTCCCCGCTTTCCTGCGCCTCGACCGCGTGGCGGCGGACCTGCGCGGGGCCGTCCGCACCCTCGAACCGGCGCTGGGCTCGGCCCGCCTGGCCATCGGGCTGAGCCGGGCACCGGACGCGGCGGGGCTGCGCGCGGGAATCCAGGAGGCCCGGCACGCGCGCACGCTCGCGGCGCTTTCGCCGGGCCGCGCGAGCGTCCTGGCAGGTGACGAGGTCGCGTCGCACCTGCTGCTGCTCGCCGCCGTCCCGGAGGACCTGCGCCGGTCCTTCGGCGACAAGGTCCTCGGCCCGGTCCTGGCTTACGACACCGCGCACGGCTCCGAACTGCTGCGAACGCTCAGGGCCTTCCTCGAGCACTCGGGCTCCTGGACGCAGACGTCCGCCGCGCTGCACCTGCACGTGAACACCCTGCGGTACCGGGTGGGCCGGATCTCGGACCTCACCGGACGGGACCTGGGCCGGTTCGCCGACCGCGTCGACCTCTATCTGGCGGGCTGCTTCACCCAGGGCTGGGGCTGGTCATGA
- a CDS encoding SDR family NAD(P)-dependent oxidoreductase has protein sequence MPVTIVIGAGPGIGRSVGRRFEREGFGAALISRTGPYQADVMDEKSLRTALDAAVADLGLPEVVVYNAAVIRPDTPGELTVDEHLERWRVNVLGAYAAAAHLAPAMAARGHGTFLVTGGMPEPKADYSSLSLGKTGVRTLVALFAEQYPELHFASVTVAGAVAPGTAFDPDDIAEHYWRLHNQPRAEWALEAVHDGRAS, from the coding sequence ATGCCGGTGACGATCGTGATCGGGGCGGGACCGGGCATCGGCCGCTCGGTGGGACGCCGCTTCGAGCGGGAGGGGTTCGGGGCCGCCCTGATCTCGCGCACGGGGCCGTACCAGGCCGACGTCATGGACGAGAAGTCCCTGCGCACGGCCCTGGACGCGGCCGTCGCGGACCTCGGGCTACCGGAAGTGGTGGTCTACAACGCCGCCGTGATCCGGCCGGACACCCCGGGCGAGCTGACGGTGGACGAGCACCTGGAGCGCTGGCGGGTCAACGTGCTGGGCGCGTACGCCGCCGCCGCGCACCTGGCCCCGGCGATGGCCGCGCGGGGCCACGGCACCTTCCTGGTCACCGGCGGGATGCCGGAGCCGAAGGCGGATTACAGCAGTTTGTCGCTGGGGAAGACGGGCGTGCGGACGCTGGTGGCGCTGTTCGCCGAGCAGTACCCCGAGCTCCACTTCGCCTCGGTCACGGTCGCCGGAGCGGTCGCCCCGGGCACGGCGTTCGACCCGGACGACATCGCCGAGCACTACTGGCGGCTGCACAACCAGCCGCGTGCGGAGTGGGCGCTGGAGGCGGTCCACGACGGGCGCGCGTCATGA